A genome region from Bufo gargarizans isolate SCDJY-AF-19 chromosome 2, ASM1485885v1, whole genome shotgun sequence includes the following:
- the LOC122929432 gene encoding mucin-3B-like isoform X1 produces MGSALISTIIRFLVLLSITNVTATTGTLKCENGGISNGATCTCPEFTYGADCQNIKDIIEIGKYFDVTMKVELTLNYTYTSNLNNTSSEEYKEFIKVYNDMLKSLFDRPNGNITVLVLSTDNGYVKVRNNVTLTLQYINTRNVLEQYEENYNDVKAVIENNKCTSRTLCIKSSSTEAILPLSEHERCGEKISPRFIQFFDPVVSEGSLACMSKCLPSSPNYLNCSSGSCQIKDEEGPQCFCPRTDLYIYINARCEGAILIAALYGGVGAAIGVLVIIGVVLGVFLYRKKYYY; encoded by the exons ATGGGCTCTGCACTTATCTCCACAATCATCAGATTCTTGGTCCTATTATCAA TAACTAACGTGACAGCAACAACTGGAACAT TGAAGTGTGAGAATGGCGGGATCTCGAATGGAGCGACATGTACTTGTCCTGAATTTACTTACGGAGCTGACTGTCAAAACATCAAAGACATAATTGAAATAG GAAAGTATTTTGATGTCACAATGAAAGTGGAGCTGACATTGAATTACACTTACACCAGTAATCTAAATAATACATCTTCTGAAGAgtataaagaatttataaaagtGTATAATGATATG TTGAAATCATTATTCGATCGACCTAATGGGAATATCACAGTTCTGGTACTTAG CACTGACAATGGTTATGTGAAGGTGAGAAATAATGTCACCTTGACCCTACAATATATCAATACTCGCAACGTGCTGGAGCAGTATGAAGAAAACTACAACGATGTCAAGGCAGTGATAGAGAACAACAAGTGCACATCACGTA CTCTGTGTATTAAGAGTTCCTCTACCGAAGCTATCCTTCCCCTCAGCGAACATG AGAGATGTGGCGAAAAGATCTCACCACGATTTATACAATTCTTTGACCCAGTGGTTTCTGAAGGCAGCCTGGCCTGCATGTCAAAGTGTTTGCCTAGCTCCCCTAACTACTTGAATTGTAGTTCTGGCAGCTGTCAAATAAAGGATGAAGAAGGACCTCAGTGCTT TTGCCCAAGAACAgatctgtacatatatataaacgCCAGATGTGAAGGAGCCATATTAATAGCTGCATTGTACGGGGGAGTAGGGGCTGCTATCGGAGTACTGGTGATCATCGGTGTGGTCTTAGGAGTATTCCTGTACAGGAAAAAATATTACTACTAA
- the LOC122929432 gene encoding mucin-3B-like isoform X2: MGSALISTIIRFLVLLSMKCENGGISNGATCTCPEFTYGADCQNIKDIIEIGKYFDVTMKVELTLNYTYTSNLNNTSSEEYKEFIKVYNDMLKSLFDRPNGNITVLVLSTDNGYVKVRNNVTLTLQYINTRNVLEQYEENYNDVKAVIENNKCTSRTLCIKSSSTEAILPLSEHERCGEKISPRFIQFFDPVVSEGSLACMSKCLPSSPNYLNCSSGSCQIKDEEGPQCFCPRTDLYIYINARCEGAILIAALYGGVGAAIGVLVIIGVVLGVFLYRKKYYY; this comes from the exons ATGGGCTCTGCACTTATCTCCACAATCATCAGATTCTTGGTCCTATTATCAA TGAAGTGTGAGAATGGCGGGATCTCGAATGGAGCGACATGTACTTGTCCTGAATTTACTTACGGAGCTGACTGTCAAAACATCAAAGACATAATTGAAATAG GAAAGTATTTTGATGTCACAATGAAAGTGGAGCTGACATTGAATTACACTTACACCAGTAATCTAAATAATACATCTTCTGAAGAgtataaagaatttataaaagtGTATAATGATATG TTGAAATCATTATTCGATCGACCTAATGGGAATATCACAGTTCTGGTACTTAG CACTGACAATGGTTATGTGAAGGTGAGAAATAATGTCACCTTGACCCTACAATATATCAATACTCGCAACGTGCTGGAGCAGTATGAAGAAAACTACAACGATGTCAAGGCAGTGATAGAGAACAACAAGTGCACATCACGTA CTCTGTGTATTAAGAGTTCCTCTACCGAAGCTATCCTTCCCCTCAGCGAACATG AGAGATGTGGCGAAAAGATCTCACCACGATTTATACAATTCTTTGACCCAGTGGTTTCTGAAGGCAGCCTGGCCTGCATGTCAAAGTGTTTGCCTAGCTCCCCTAACTACTTGAATTGTAGTTCTGGCAGCTGTCAAATAAAGGATGAAGAAGGACCTCAGTGCTT TTGCCCAAGAACAgatctgtacatatatataaacgCCAGATGTGAAGGAGCCATATTAATAGCTGCATTGTACGGGGGAGTAGGGGCTGCTATCGGAGTACTGGTGATCATCGGTGTGGTCTTAGGAGTATTCCTGTACAGGAAAAAATATTACTACTAA